In Larimichthys crocea isolate SSNF chromosome VII, L_crocea_2.0, whole genome shotgun sequence, the genomic stretch ACAAGTCATGTAcaaagtctgtctctctccaccgTAGAAAAAACACTTTGCCCTGAAATCATGATTCAATTTGAATTTGGAGTTTAGATATGATACCAgtatactatttttttttaacttaccGTCTTTCCTTCAACATTTCTCTTGAAAGGTGGtgcacacaggagagaaaccctTCAGCTGCGACACATGTGGGAAATGTTTCAGCAACACGGGCAACCTGAACAGACACCAGCGTATCCACACTGGGGAGAAGCCGTTTAGCTGCGACACGTGTGGACGCAGCTTCAATCAGGGCAACAGCCTGAAGGCCCACCAGCAGATACACACCGGAGAGAAACAGTTTATGTGCGACAAGTGTGGGAAGAGTTTCTCCTACCTGAGGAACCTGAAGGACCACAAGTGTTTCTACGTCTGAAGCTGAACTGTGATGTGACACCTGAGTGAAAAGCTTCCCTGTAGCTGCTGAAGAACAAAATGGGCAGATGGATAACAAAGGAACACTTTGCAGTGAAAGTGGCTTTAGTGTAAAGGTGGAGACAGTTACTGTGTACACTGTCTTGGCCAAAGGTTTAAGAGGCTTGTTGTGATATAAGTCATTTCCCTGATGTCCTTATCCAGTCCTGCAGATAGTGCCaggtctttaaaaaaacaaaaattaaatgtgGGAATAAATGACAATTCACATTTCTATAGTATCATGATATCACTGGAGTAACCTGCATGTACCGAAAGTTtgctgacaaaatgtttttcaacCTGTTTTACAGAAGGGCTGGAATAAAGACAGATGAGTTGCAGCAGGTACTACAACAAAAATCCAACAATTAGCTGTTTAGACTTCTAGTCGTCTTCTTtgataaatgaaaacatgtttacaagtTATTTTCAGTACTGTCAGTTTTACCTGTGGGATCACAAACAATCTTGCCAtccacaataaaaatgtaacagtATTTTGCTGAGAGAATTTAAATGATATTCCTGATCAAAGCTGTACAGACTATAAAAGTGTTATTTACTGATTTTTATTGTACGCCGTGTTTTCTTCaggttttttaaacatttctgtttgaaaggaagaaacagttcaacatggcggactttGTAAAAGAGGTCCTGccgtgtctgtagatataaaagttcATTCTATGTTAacataatgatttttattttcagctgatttatacactaatgaaaacataattatgcatattatattccatttctgacacATTCTTTAAACAGAGctctttaaatctgacacactggacatttttaAGATGGAAAACTGATATTTACAGTTTAACCAActtgaaaagtgtttttttttcttttttttaaatctagttTTAGATGATGACCTCCACAGATAAATTCTATATAATTGtgttttaagaaaacaaagttgCCTTGTGTGCTTTATTAGTCAGTGTGCTGACTGAGCACGATAGTGAAACAGTTATTTTGTCAGAATGTAACTTCTCTTGTGGAGTGTATTTTTGTTATATCTCAACTTTGTGACTGTGAGTCAAACtcataaacacagaaatttAAGTcttgtgagtttttcttttcttttattgactTTCATAATGAAGAAGaatgcacatgcaaacacagcaacaacttATCTCCTGTCATGAAGCTAGTTGTTCAGCCCTCACAGCACATAAAGTATCATTAAAAATAGGAGCTGATGCAGATCAGTAGACTAGAGTCCATGCTGTTTTATAGTGAGGTTTTACTTAGTTGTGCTCCAATATTTTTCAATTAAATCACAAAACTGACAGTTTAGGTTATTTTCCAATTTGCAACAGTGCTAATACTTAAATCTCTCTTGCACATTTGTATAATCACATTATTTCATTGCAAATTTGTCCAGAATGatgtttaatctttatttaCACAATCTTTGAATGCATCTATAGATATTCAAActtgcagcacacacacaaatatcgAAAAACCAATAGCGTGAAAAGCAAAAGCAGGGAAAAGAGACAGTAGAGGGGACCAAACCACTACAAAGGAAGCCACAGTGGGCTGAAAGCTATGAGCAGAAGGAGATTCAGCATGAAAGCAGGAAATTGAGGTGATGAGCCACTTTCAACACTTGTAATGCAATGATCTTGTAACAATAGAGGAGACAGAGCTGCCTGTGAGAGCGGCGTGTCCTGAGTAATGGGTGAGGTAGAGGAGAAAAAGCACATGGGCTGGTCTCCAAGCTTGTCTCTGTGCACGTTGACCCAGCTGCTGATGTAGACATTTTGTTTACAGGTGCAGTCCCACAAATTACCCGACAGATGAATAGCATTAAGTTTTCTCAACATCTCAAAAGTCCCATTGTTCACTGCTCTGAGATGGTTTGACTTCAAACTCAATTTCTGGAGGTTTGTAAGTCCTTGAAATACATCAGGGTGCAAGTGATTCAGGTTGTTTCCATCCAAGCTGAGTTCTGTTAGCTTCCTAAGTCGGGCAAAAAGTTGAGGGTGTAAACTAGCCAGGATGTTGTTATTTAGCATGAGCCTGCGGAGGTCGTGAAGAGGATGGAAGGTCTTGAAAGGAATGTCATTGAGCTGATTGAAGCTCAGCTTGAGCTCTTTAAGGCAGGTCAACCCTACAAAGTGATCAGGAGACAGCTCCAAGATACGGTTGCTGTCCAGATTCAGTGTAAGAAGCTTTTTTAGATTCATGAACAGGCTTGCAGGAATGTTACCTATGTGGTTTTCATCCAGGTGTAACGCTTTCAAACTGACCAGGTCTTTGAACTGGTCCGGATGTAGAGAGGAGAGACGATTGCGAGAGAAGCTCAGCAAATGTATCCTCACCAAACCATTGAAGACTGACGGATGAAGAGACTTGATGCGGTTGTCATTGAGGTGTATCTCCTTGAGGGCCCTCATTTTGTGCAAAACACCTTCGGGAAGGTGCTTTATAGCGTTGTTCTCCAAGTTCAGGTTCTGTAGAGCCTTGAGCTTCTTGAACAAAGCAGGATGGATTTCCAGGATGTGGTTGTTTGCCAACTGTAGCTCACTGAGTTTGGAGAGCGAATCAAAAACCCCAACTGGTATGTTAGAGATCTGATTACTGTCCAGCTGCAGCTCTTGTAGGTGGATCAAGTTACTGAATACGTCCAGAGAAAGAGATGTCAGTCTGTTGGAGTACAAATCAAGTATCTTAAGTCTGTTCAAACTGCTGAAGACTTTTGAGGGAAGATAATCTATGAGGTTGCTATTAAGATCCAACTCACTCAGATTGATCAGACCTCTTAGTGATCCCTCAGATAGATTGGTCAGCTTGTTGTTGCTCAAATCTAGATGAATCAACATACTCAGTGAGGAGAAGCAATCATCTGGAAGGCTGATGAGGTGGTTCCTCTCTAGATACAAATGCTTGAGCCCTTTAACATCCCTCAGTGCTTTAGCTGGAGCAGTGGCCAGCATGTTGCCACTTAGGTAAAGGTATTGGAGACCTGTCGCTCCCCTGAAGCTGGCCCCATCCACACTTGTGAATCTGTTGCTAGACAGAACAAGTTTCTCCAAAACAGTTGAGTTGTTGAACACACCTTCTTCTAtctttgttatattattatggCTAAGCGAGAGGTCCTTGAGGGCAGAGGCTCCTTCCAATCCACCAACCTGTAACATTTGAATGTGGTTAAAGTTCATGTACAGCGTCTTTAGATGAGCTAATCCACGGAGGAGTCCGGCTGGTAGATATTCAATCTGGTTCTCACTCAGGTCCAGTAATGTGAGAGCAGGACAGTTTATGAACTGACCAGGGTGTAGCAACGTCAGGCCATTGTCACGTAGGAAGAGTTTAGACAGGTTCATCATGTTGGGCCAAACTGGGttgaaggagaggaagacatTCAGCTGATTCTTAGTCAGGTCCAGGTCCtgacagaaaaaacaggaaggaaagaAGCCTGTTATGTATACTTCTTTAGACAAAACCTCACATTACTGGAGTAAGATAACAATTTAGACTTTTGTGTCTTGAAAGcacaggtaacaaaaacataatattcttatttttaggtgattatataccaatgaacacatttaatatattatctatttttatcatattctgttaatagagccctctaaagcttgcacactggacctctaaGTGTTTGTTTCCAAAGATATTAGGCTGgaaaattagatttaaaaagaagaatttgAACAAGTGAAACCTTTATTGGGTTTTATATGACGGACTATTTCTTGTCTAACGAACATAGAGAATTTAACCCGCGTCTTTCCTCCTGCAAGTCTTAAGAGGCCACAGTgttgcatcattttaaaaagcccTACATGCACAGTTCTGTTTTCaggttgctgctgtgtgtttcctACCTGCAGCTTCTCCAGCCCACGCCTAGGTATTTCCTGTATATTGTTGTATGAGACATACAGCTTCTCTGTGCCATCTGGCAGCTCAGGGATCTGGCTCAGTTCTTTCACCTGACACACAACAGTGGTCAGATTATGGAGACACTGGCAGGATGGCGGGCAGAGGTTAGACCCCCACACCAAGAGGCTCAGGGAGGCCAGAGTTAAGGCTGCTAGCATGGTCGGCTTCAGCTGAAAACAATCATGAAACATGAGTTAACTGGAGcagtacactgtacactgtaatgttattttcaaGTTTGAGTTAAAACAGTTCAGATTCAAGTGTTTGTACCAATATATATTCtgaatagattttattttgtatattgtgTGACTCCATTATATTTGTGTAAACTACATTGATACATAATTACTTGTTCTTGaagagtttctttttgtgttttacagtgtatcaATTGCAGCACTGGTTATTGATAACAAATAGTATAAATTACAATTCAAATGCCTTCAAGATTACATTCTTGGTATAGTTGTCCAACTGTTAATTCAGTAAATCATTTTTCTTGCTTTGTTAGACCATTGCAAtttctttaaaatcaatcaTCTTACCGctctctcttgttcttcttcttgttcagGATGGTTTGGCTTAAAAAGTGAGATTGCAGACGTCTTTAAACTCGACTGAATCTGCTCTAAAAAATATGTGTATCTGCAGCGGAGGCGGATGTGTCTATGAAGTGATTTCTTCTGAGAACGACAAAAGCAGTTTGGTCAAACCATTGTGGTTATAGTCTACATCTCTGACATGCAAGCATGTCAGCTGCATGGTACAGCATCTATATATACAAAGAGACTAAAAACTCCCCAATGCACACTGACAAACCACATCAGTATACTTGAGACACAATAAGGAAAGGGATTATTATAATACAGcaacatgttgttttaaaacaaattaacattaatattttaaaaatacaaacactctCTTTGGTTGATAACATAGTCTTGATAAACTTCCCTCATTAAACAACTTTGCGAATTATAGCAATTCATATGAGATACAGGTTTTTGAGAGAAATGTTGtgcctcttttcctctcatgtTTTTCACTGTGGAGACACGTTGTCAATAATATATCACAGCTGAAGATAAAGTCAcgctttattgttttattaatgttgctTTGAACAAGAAAGATATGTTttacacaaaaccacaaaatgcaGCTTCACAGTGGTGTGAGAGGAAAGTCAGCTGATCACCATGATGGTGGTATATAACCTGATCAGACTAATGAGTAAtgtttaaactttatatttactgATTTAAGCTCAGcttttaagatttttatttgtcaaattaTAGGTCTCTGACTTTCAATTAATTtagcaaaaatgtgaaaacatacaGTTCAAAGCCATTTAACCTGTGAAATATTCTAAAAGGGGGTCATTATGACACTAAGCAAAGTAACTTATACACATTCTACCTCAGCAGACACTCTGTATAAAAACTTCCTAAAGAAAAGGTCAGAGTTTACTATGATGGACAGTGGCCAAACACAGAGTTAGGGAGAATGTAGAGTTATCTTCCAAAACCTTGGGGAGGAGATCGTGTAAGATGTCTTTTTTCtgactgatttttatttcttttcttttctgatttttttgtatgtactaTAAACTTTTTTCAGATGCTTTGTTTGCacagtgcattttgtaatattaCCACTGGGTGGCAGCAAGACACatgaactgttgtttttatgtttctgtaatttTGTGGTACTTTgcgtttgtatttatttttattttcttaaacaaaaaacatttgtcatttgagATAATGTTTTGATGCTTTTGCATTATGTGCAATACTGATCCAGCAGAGATAATTCGATCCGTTCTTTGCATTTGacacaaatttaatttgttttctgatgtgatttttgtgataaaataaatatgacaaagcATAAAAAGTTTTCAAACTAATGacacacatttcatgtgttAAAGTCCTTCAGCATTTGAGAACAGGGGAGTGAATAAGTCACTGTGATCATGAGATGTTCATTTGTcaattaataatgataataaatagtGATGTTACTGAGTCCATCCCAGTTTTAAATTAGGATAGTAGCATGACTCtccatgtgtgtgcatttatccTGATGAGGACCTCTTCTGATTTAGATCTTGACAGTGAGAGTATTTTGGAAAGAGAGTTTGTCTGTTCCTCACTTCCTCAAAGGGCTGTTTAGGGGTCAGTTCCTGGTTTTAGAGTTAGGACTGCCCCGTCTTTATCTAAACCTTATGTTAGTGTGATGGCTACGCTCAAGAGCTAGAGAATACATCATACAACTCGTCAATGTAGGTCCCCAATGTAAGTATCAAAGTACACAAACATGTGTTTATCTGTGCGTTGATGGCCTCAGGGACAGCATGAGCTAGTGGCTGGATCAATCCCTGCTGACGTGCTCAGAGCAGCACAAATCACTATGtgtggtacacacacacacactcacacacacacacacacacacactcacacacacaaacacaaatgtagaAAAGAACTGAAGCTGACGCCCCCTTTCCATAGCCCATTAGATTTATTGACAATTCCACatccagtgttttttcctctaaTTGGTTTATACACAGCTGACCGGACAGTGATGGTAATGATGCTGGTGTACTCTGTAACACGGTGTCCAGGACAGGCTCTGCAATCCATGGAAATATGGACTGCTGCTCTGGTTGTTCTTTCCAGCATCGAttcctttctctgtttcagcagcagcactctgcTCTCCTGGtaaatctctttctttctctgcctctgttctCCGAGGGATGACAGTGAATCTGCCTGTGTTTTGCTCACCTGCTTGTTCCAGCATCTGCCTCTTAATCTGCGGGGCTTCAGGTCACTGGTCTTTGTCAAAACCAGGAAATAGGGGTGTGAGGGAAGAATGAGGCCCTGGATTCGCTCCAACAGGTCCAGATCAGTCCAGGTAAGACTTGTATCTAATTTGTAATTCAGTCATGAATAATATAAATCTGACATATATAAACCCAATTACTCAAGGATGTATTTGTttgcaatgtttgtttttatgatttcttaATACAGATTTTCTTAAAATGGATGCAGGTGTAGGTGCTCTGCTTATTTAAACATAACACCAAACATTACATATTAACAAATTAGTGCAACATCTGTGTTAGTGAATGGGTTCTGtgtcacatttacagtattGTGATGAATTTGACAGGACATGAGGCAGTTCAGGTGTTTGTTGTTCATATTATCTGGAATGTAAGTGAACCTCTTTGGACGTGAACCTGGAGTTTTACTGTAAGGACAGACAATCTGTGAAATGTAAAGGGCTCGGTGGAGTTCAGTGTGGAGAAGCAGAATTCGGGATCAGATGTAGCTCACCATCAGTGGAGATCAACCACACTGATTAGTTTAAGGGCTCTCTCACTTCTCATAACAAGTGGAGGGGACAGGTGAGCCAGCTGAGAATCAGCACACGTGAAAGGACACAGTTAAATAAACAAGCTTGTCCTCTGCAGTGTTTGGTTAAAGGATTTTGGTTGCCTTGGTTTCGTGATTCCCTCTTAATCAAAACATCAATGTATGTTCACTCCCTGTGTAAATACAGTTTAATCCATAAAGGGCtcagagattttaacttttactgGCCAGTTTTGCATGCATAATGAATTAGGTAGAAGTTTGGGCCTGTAGTACAATCCAAAGCCAACActctgagagagaaaatgattttttgaaCTAGTAATGGATCACTGTTATGCTATGATGTACATATGTTATGTAGGTTTAAAGCTCCATAACAGGATGTAGAGGAGGGTTCACATTATACTGTCCAGAATTTATAAACTGCAGAGTACATCACATCAGAATTAAttgtaataaaatttgattttctgGGCTTTGGTGCAATAAAATTGCTGAAGGACACTTCAGTAGGGCAGATTCACTGTTGGAGGGAGTGGAGCCCTCATATTTCAGGCTGAAGGACAGTTTCACTAAATGCTAAGTCACCTTGCTATTCAGGATTGCTGATATCACATTTTCCAATATGTGACTTGTaacttgaaatgtaaaaatgatgattttttttaatgctaatgCATTAGGCCTGCTGTTTAATTACTCTTATAAGTTGTGAATGTTGGTTCAATCATCTTTAATAAACTCAATCAATGTGATCCTAAAGACGCAAACACAGAAGATGCAGAGGTAGATTTCCTCAACAAACTTCTGGTTGTataatgtctctctctctcacagacacaaatgaGGTGAAAGGATGGGTTTTGATGCTGGTAgaaatattgtgt encodes the following:
- the si:dkey-182i3.11 gene encoding insulin-like growth factor-binding protein complex acid labile subunit, yielding MLAALTLASLSLLVWGSNLCPPSCQCLHNLTTVVCQVKELSQIPELPDGTEKLYVSYNNIQEIPRRGLEKLQDLDLTKNQLNVFLSFNPVWPNMMNLSKLFLRDNGLTLLHPGQFINCPALTLLDLSENQIEYLPAGLLRGLAHLKTLYMNFNHIQMLQVGGLEGASALKDLSLSHNNITKIEEGVFNNSTVLEKLVLSSNRFTSVDGASFRGATGLQYLYLSGNMLATAPAKALRDVKGLKHLYLERNHLISLPDDCFSSLSMLIHLDLSNNKLTNLSEGSLRGLINLSELDLNSNLIDYLPSKVFSSLNRLKILDLYSNRLTSLSLDVFSNLIHLQELQLDSNQISNIPVGVFDSLSKLSELQLANNHILEIHPALFKKLKALQNLNLENNAIKHLPEGVLHKMRALKEIHLNDNRIKSLHPSVFNGLVRIHLLSFSRNRLSSLHPDQFKDLVSLKALHLDENHIGNIPASLFMNLKKLLTLNLDSNRILELSPDHFVGLTCLKELKLSFNQLNDIPFKTFHPLHDLRRLMLNNNILASLHPQLFARLRKLTELSLDGNNLNHLHPDVFQGLTNLQKLSLKSNHLRAVNNGTFEMLRKLNAIHLSGNLWDCTCKQNVYISSWVNVHRDKLGDQPMCFFSSTSPITQDTPLSQAALSPLLLQDHCITSVESGSSPQFPAFMLNLLLLIAFSPLWLPL